A window of Candidatus Poribacteria bacterium genomic DNA:
CCAAAGCGGGTATCATTCACCGCTTAGTAGAATCACCGCAGCGGATGCTCGCACTTACACTGGTCGGAACGAATCTTGCAAATGTGCTTATCGCACAATTCGGTGAAGGACTCGTTTCGCGCGGATTCCCAAACCTCACGGTAAGTCTACAAGGTGCCATTGCGACTGTTGGCGTAACGACCTTACTTCTTATCTTTGGAGAGATTTTACCGAAAACTATCTTCCGTGTCAAGGCAGATGCGTTAGCACTGCGCTACGCCTATCTCTTACGCCTTTCTGAATGGGTTTTAGCACCGCTTATCTATTTCGTGCAAACTTTGACGCAGTTCATTGTTAAACCTGCAGATAAAGGGTCAAGCAGACCAAGTCCTGATGCGCAACGTGAAGAGTTACGACTTCTCGCAACGATGGGAGAACGTTCCGGCAATTTATACACAGATCAGCGACGGATGATTCATAGCCTGCTCAATCTACAAGATCGGACAGTTGAACAAGTTATGGTCCCACTTGTCGATATCGTTGCAATAGAAAAAAATACAAGATGCGAAGATTTTCTGCAAATCGCTGCTGACTCCGGCTTTTCAAGGATCCCGGTCTACGAAGAACGGATTTACAATATCGTTGGAGTCGTCAACCTTCTCGATGTTATTTACAATGACGTTGAATCAGAAACTGCCTCAAATTCTCACGACGAATCGGACACCTTGCCTGAAACGGTTGAACCGTTTATCCGAAAAGTGTTGCACGTACCTGAATCCAAAAATATCAATGCGCTTCTCAAAGAGATCCAGCATACTCGGCATACGATGGTATTTGCTGTTGATGAGTATGGTGGCACCGTTGGTCTTGTCACTATCGAAGACTTGGTTGAAGAAATTGTCGGCGAATTTGCCGATGAACGCGATGCTCCCGAACTTATCCGTTTAATTGCAACTAACATCCTTGAGTGCGATGGAAGAACCGAAGTAGATCTGCTTGAAGAACATTATGGGCTCGCAATTCCTGAAGGTGACTATGAGACGGTCGCTGGCTATATTCTGGATCGGACTGGTACTATCCCAGAAACTGGCACTGAGCTTGATTTAGATGATGCCATCATCACAGTCATAGATGCCGATCCACGTGCTATCCGCAAGGTTCGCATTCGGCGACGAC
This region includes:
- a CDS encoding hemolysin family protein; translation: MKILVLSLFLIGAGSTAQIAVLSSFVLAVLVCLVLSAFYSGSETALVSVNKIRINQLVESEDTKAGIIHRLVESPQRMLALTLVGTNLANVLIAQFGEGLVSRGFPNLTVSLQGAIATVGVTTLLLIFGEILPKTIFRVKADALALRYAYLLRLSEWVLAPLIYFVQTLTQFIVKPADKGSSRPSPDAQREELRLLATMGERSGNLYTDQRRMIHSLLNLQDRTVEQVMVPLVDIVAIEKNTRCEDFLQIAADSGFSRIPVYEERIYNIVGVVNLLDVIYNDVESETASNSHDESDTLPETVEPFIRKVLHVPESKNINALLKEIQHTRHTMVFAVDEYGGTVGLVTIEDLVEEIVGEFADERDAPELIRLIATNILECDGRTEVDLLEEHYGLAIPEGDYETVAGYILDRTGTIPETGTELDLDDAIITVIDADPRAIRKVRIRRRLGRFTS